One segment of Primulina tabacum isolate GXHZ01 chromosome 14, ASM2559414v2, whole genome shotgun sequence DNA contains the following:
- the LOC142524010 gene encoding uncharacterized protein LOC142524010 — MAGRPPRQNRNPRYANANREGGRENEQGNGSPPAVSLSQADLMAIATIVATTLQGLENQNANQPPLPPNGIRFHYESLRKNRCPTFSGAADPEVSQSWLKSVETQLRLLEVPEALKVDVTVPFLEDKAGKWWEAISPAMTAARPMTWQRFREAFLKQYYPAKVRLQKVSEFENFTQTPDMSVVEYTSQFNALGYYASAIMADEVLKLHRFKKGLNSRIQSALAVYQPANFSDLMGAAIRAETDIQSREKENKNKRPMNSQSSRSNQTFEKPNQSGGPSKGPSPASSYQDIKPCPTCHLRHLGECRRNSGVCFGCGKAGHRIAECPTAANQASESNKGTGPNSVANPNKPKESKPNVRVFAMTQEEADDVNEVVSGTILIQKVHAYALFDCDATHSFVSKRLAKKLGLKPELLAEPFRIATPTNKAIETHEIHKNCLISIGNQTFSADLIQLVMADFDIILGMDWLARNNAIVDCKRKRVKLRTPNQEEIVYHGKSKERKSLLSASQAWKAMKSGEDIYLATISEVQGEVELKIEDIPVVCEFPDVFPEELPGIVPDREVEFEINLVPGAAPISKAPYRMALAELKELKEQLQELLDKKQVRPMMPFGLTNAPAAFMDLMNRVFKPFLDQFIVVFIDDILVYSSNEKDHEEHLRIALQTLREKELYAKFKKCEFCYHPGKANKVADALSRKNESKITLASLSARPCLQETVKLNKDRDPELKKLKGQVESGKSQDLQIDDKRVMWMKGRLCVPDSDNLRQEILSKQSTSDPEDYCNRWRYLSGSENISPWTLWWGYQSRGKLKMEYG, encoded by the exons ATGGCCGGCAGACCCCCAAGACAAAACCGCAACCCGCGTTACGCTAATGCCAACCGTGAAGGCGGAAGGGAGAACGAGCAAGGGAATGGATCCCCGCCTGCAGTCAGCTTAAGCCAAGCTGATCTTATGGCCATAGCCACCATTGTGGCGACAACACTGCAAGGATTGGAAAACCAGAATGCCAATCAGCCACCACTACCACCTAATGGAATTAGGTTCCACTATGAATCGCTTCGCAAGAACAGGTGTCCAACCTTCAGTGGAGCTGCAGACCCTGAAGTTAGCCAGAGCTGGCTGAAAAGTGTAGAGACGCAGCTGCGACTATTGGAAGTTCCCGAGGCACTGAAAGTGGACGTGACTGTGCCGTTCCTGGAAGATAAAGCAGGAAAATGGTGGGAAGCAATCTCGCCAGCCATGACAGCTGCAAGACCAATGACTTGGCAGCGATTTCGAGAAGCCTTTCTGAAACAGTATTATCCAGCCAAGGTCAGACTGCAGAAAGTGAGTGAGTTTGAAAACTTCACTCAAACTCCGGATATGTCGGTTGTGGAATACACCTCTCAGTTTAATGCCCTTGGATATTATGCTTCGGCAATCATGGCGGACGAAGTTTTGAAATTGCACCGTTTTAAAAAGGGATTGAACAGCAGGATCCAATCAGCTCTAGCAGTCTACCAACCCGCGAATTTTTCAGACCTAATGGGAGCAGCTATCCGAGCTGAAACTGACATCCAGAGCAGGGAGAAGGAAAATAAGAACAAAAGGCCCATGAATAGTCAGTCCTCACGTAGCAATCAGACTTTCGAGAAGCCTAACCAGTCTGGTGGACCATCTAAAGGGCCTTCGCCTGCCTCAAGCTACCAGGATATTAAGCCTTGCCCAACTTGTCACTTGCGACACCTGGGAGAATGCCGAAGAAATAGTGGTGTATGCTTCGGATGTGGAAAAGCGGGGCACCGAATTGCCGAATGCCCTACTGCCGCCAACCAAGCCTCCGAGTCCAATAAGGGAACTGGGCCAAATTCAGTAGCTAACCCCAACAAGCCAAAGGAAAGCAAGCCTAACGTCAGGGTCTTTGCTATGACTCAAGAAGAGGCCGACGACGTCAATGAAGTCGTGTCAGGTACCATCCTAATTCAAAAAGTGCATGCTTATGCGTTATTTGATTGTGATGCTACACATTCTTTTGTATCTAAGAGATTGGCTAAGAAACTAGGACTTAAGCCCGAATTATTAGCTGAACCTTTTCGAATAGCCACACCTACAAATAAGGCCATCGAAACTCACGAGATTCACAAGAACTGTTTAATCAGTATCGGTAATCAGACTTTCAGTGCAGACTTGATACAATTAGTTATGGCCGACTTCGACATCATtctaggaatggattggttagccagaAACAATGCAATAGTGGACTGTAAAAGGAAAAGAGTTAAGCTCCGAACCCCAAATCAGGAAGAGATCGTGTATCATGGTAAATCCAAGGAACGGAAATCACTTCTCTCCGCTTCCCAAGCATGGAAGGCCATGAAATCCGGAGAAGATATCTACCTGGCCACGATCAGCGAAGTACAAGGAGAAGTCGAACTGAAGATAGAAGACATCCCAGTAGTATGTGAATTCCCGGATGTTTTTCCAGAAGAACTCCCAGGGATAGTCCCGGACCGCGAAGTTGAGTTCGAAATTAATCTAGTTCCTGGTGCAGCACCAATTTCGAAAGCGCCTTACAGGATGGCGTTAGCTGAACTCAAGGAGTTAaaggaacaactccaagaattgctggACAAAAAGCAAGTGCGACCCA tgatgccgtttgggttgaccaaCGCGCCTGCAGCCTTCATGGACCTAATGAATAGAGTGTTCAAACCATTCCTGGATCAGTTCATAGTggtatttattgacgacatcctcGTCTATTCCTCAAACGAGAAAGATCACGAAGAGCATCTCCGCATTGCACTTCAGACTTTGAGAGAGAAGGAACTCTATGCtaagtttaagaaatgtgagttctg ttaccatccgggtaaagcgAACAAGGTGGCCGATGCTCTGAGTCGGAAAAATGAGAGCAAGATTACTCTGGCCTCACTCTCCGCGAGACCATGTCTGCAagagaccgtcaagttaaacAAGGATCGAGACCCTGAGCTAAAGAAACTTAAGGGACAAGTCGAAAGCGGGAAGTCTCAAGATCTACAAATTGATGACAAAAGAGTcatgtggatgaaaggacgactgTGTGTACCAGACAGcgataaccttcgccaagaaatact gtcaaagcagagcaccagCGACCCGGAGGATTATTGCAACCGTTGGAGATACCTGAGTGGAAGTGagaacatatctccatggactttgtggtgggGTTACCAAAGTCGAGGCAAGCTCAAGATGGAATATGGGTAA
- the LOC142524112 gene encoding THO complex subunit 5B — MEETMAEPGEILPERNVDMAALYDVLQRGKTSIEDIVAKMLAIKKEATPQSNLRELVTQVLLNFVSLRQANRSILLEEDRIKAETERAKTPVDFTTLQLHNLMYEKNHYVKAIKACKDFKTKYPDIDLVPEEEFFSDATEEIKSPVLSTDSNHDLMLKRLNYEQFQRKELCKLHDKLEQQKKALQETIANRKKFLSSLPSHLKALKKASLPVQHQLGVLHTKKLKQQQLAELLPPPLYVTYSQLFAQKEAFGENIELEITGNIKDALAFARQLANKDTATSTNSENSKLEDDMPDEDDDGQRRRKRPKKVPGRENLDQSGIYQSHPLKISLHIHDDEASNSNLAKLITLKFEYLIKLNVVCVGVEDSDEVPPNSILCNLFPDDTGLELPQQSAKLCIGDSCSFDVSRALRPYKWAQHLAGIDFLPEVSPLVSVSEDPNKETAKHSSILSGLSLYRQQNRVETVVQRIRARKKAQLALEELLGSLMKRDWPTLTCENVPWTSHTPRCNLHGWLSLAFACDSNTSLPVTDVRQGERPASFDEYSKSALSREEMETTTEDGELPSLLPVATGVNNVKLTPSKGNEVEHSRKLSFISKSIVSPISKGKSHSFKKYEEDIDLMVESEIELDEPVQVEEVSDDASPLGGLGMVENSWADCGVQEYSLVLMRGSDNSSENMKLEAKIKISAEYPLRPPHFELSIHGSSHGENDSKGKDSKWSNELRAMEAEVNVHMIKTIPFDQENSVLGHQVLCLAMMFDFFLDDEHASPEKRTCTSVIDVGLCKPVIGRLISRSFRGRDRRKMISWKDHICTPGYPY; from the exons ATGGAGGAGACGATGGCTGAGCCTGGCGAAATACTGCCGGAGCGTAACGTAGATATGGCTGCGCTATACGATGTGTTGCAGCGGGGCAAGACTTCGATCGAGGATATCGTAGCCAAAATGTTGGCCATCAAGAAAGAAGCTACTCCCCAATCCAATCTCCGTGAACTCGTCACGCAAGTTCTCCTCAATTTCGTCTCCCTTCGTCAG GCCAACAGGTCCATCTTGCTTGAAGAAGATCGGATTAAAGCCGAAACAGAGCGTGCTAAGACCCCGGTGGACTTCACAACCTTGCAGCTCCACAACTTGATGTACGAGAAAAATCACTACGTCAAAGCGATAAAAGCTTGCAAAGATTTCAAGACTAAGTACCCTGACATTGATCTTGTACCTGAGGAAGAGTTTTTCTCTGATGCTACAGAGGAGATAAAAAGCCCAGTATTATCAACTGATAGCAACCATGACTTGATGCTCAAAAGGCTCAACTATGAGCAATTCCAG CGTAAAGAATTATGTAAGCTACATGACAAATTGGAACAACAAAAGAAAGCTCTTCAAGAGACAATTGCTAACAGGAAAAAATTCTTATCAAGTCTCCCTTCACACCTCAAAGCTCTGAAGAAAGCATCCTTGCCTGTGCAGCATCAGTTAGGTGTTCTGCACACCAAGAAACTAAAGCAGCAGCAATTAGCAGAACTGCTTCCACCTCCTTTATATGTGACCTATTCTCAATTATTTGCTCAAAAGGAAGCCTTTGGAGAGAATATTGAACTGGAGATTACTGGAAATATTAAGGATGCTTTGGCTTTTGCCCGTCAGCTAGCAAACAAGGACACTG CTACATCTACGAACTCAGAGAATTCCAAGTTAGAAGATGACATGCCTGATGAAGATGATGATGGTCAAAGGAGGAGAAAGCGACCAAAGAAGGTTCCAGGCAGGGAAAATCTTGACCAGTCTGGAATATATCAGAGTCATCCTCTGAAAATTTCCCTGCACATACATGATGATGAGGCTTCCAATTCAAACTTGGCAAAACTTATCACCTTGAAGTTTGAATATTTGATAAAGTTGAACGTTGTGTGTGTAGGAGTGGAGGATTCTGACGAAGTTCCTCCAAATAGTATATTGTGTAACTTGTTTCCTGATGACACTGGTCTTGAGCTCCCTCAGCAG TCAGCCAAGCTCTGCATTGGAGATTCTTGTTCCTTTGATGTAAGCAGAGCTTTACGACCATATAAATGGGCTCAGCATTTGGCAGGCATTGATTTTTTGCCAGAGGTGTCTCCACTGGTTTCAGTTTCTGAAGATCCAAATAAGGAAACTGCTAAGCACTCTTCCATTTTATCGGGTCTGTCATTGTACCGTCAGCAGAATAGGGTTGAGACAGTTGTGCAAAGGATTCGTGCTCGAAAAAAGGCTCAGCTGGCTCTTGA GGAGTTACTTGGTTCACTAATGAAGCGTGATTGGCCAACTCTAACCTGTGAAAATGTTCCATGGACCTCGCACACCCCACGCTGCAACTTGCATGGCTGGTTATCCTTGGCTTTTGCATGTGATAGTAATACATCTTTGCCTGTAACTGATGTCCGGCAAGGAGAGCGTCCTGCGAGTTTTGACGAATACAGCAAATCTGCTTTGTCCAGAGAAGAGATGGAGACCACAACAGAGGATGGGGAACTTCCATCTTTGCTTCCAGTTGCTACTGGTGTTAATAATGTTAAACTGACTCCATCGAAAGGAAATGAAGTTGAGCATTCCAGAAAGCTGAGCTTCATTTCAAAGAGTATCGTATCTCCAATAAGTAAAGGAAAGTCACATAGTTTTAAGAAGTATGAGGAGGATATCGATCTCATGGTGGAATCTGAAATTGAACTGGATGAGCCAGTACAAGTAGAGGAGGTGTCTGACGATGCATCACCATTGGGAGGACTAGGAATGGTCGAGAATTCATGGGCTGACTGTGGGGTCCAAGAATATAGTCTTGTACTAATGAGAGGATCGGATAATAGTAGCGAGAACATGAAATTAGAAGCCAAG ATAAAGATAAGTGCGGAGTATCCTCTTAGGCCGCCCCATTTTGAACTTAGTATACACGGTTCATCTCATGGTGAAAATGATTCGAAGGGTAAGGATTCCAAGTGGTCCAATGAACTTCGTGCAATGGAGGCAGAG GTCAATGTTCACATGATAAAGACGATACCTTTCGATCAGGAAAATTCAGTGTTAGGTCACCAAGTGCTTTGCCTGGCGATGATGTTTGATTTCTTCTTAGATGATGAGCATGCATCTCCTGAGAAGAGAACTTGTACTTCAGTGATTGATGTTGGTTTATGCAAGCCTGTGATTGGCAGGCTTATCTCTCGATCCTTTAGAGGCAGAGATCGAAGGAAAATGATTTCTTGGAAGGACCACATTTGCACTCCTGGCTATCCTTATTAG
- the LOC142525167 gene encoding transcription factor HEC1-like, whose amino-acid sequence MDAEFLKSSVEDQMEMMLMQMDKLPDFSGAYEIPMMEFSNHHETSSLGIMSNNCDSALDNLHVNSPAFMNLQPGNSSYSDGFHQESSSMLPFLQHNSSCEGRWKMGEFSDEAGDSQKRNSMAAMREMIFRIAAMQPVHIDPESVKPPKRKNVKISTDPQSVAARHRRERISERIRILQRLVPGGTKMDTASMLDEAIHYVKFLKNQVQNLERVAANRPAPADAGVGFPVPISGGNYFPIPAKGYHRSMPPNVQHPQDS is encoded by the coding sequence ATGGATGCTGAATTCTTGAAATCTTCTGTTGAAGATCAGATGGAAATGATGCTGATGCAAATGGACAAACTTCCGGATTTTTCCGGGGCTTATGAGATCCCAATGATGGAATTCAGTAATCATCACGAAACCAGCAGTTTGGGAATCATGAGCAATAATTGTGATTCTGCTCTTGATAATTTACACGTCAACTCACCAGCTTTCATGAATCTACAACCCGGGAATTCTTCATATTCCGACGGGTTTCACCAAGAATCGTCGTCTATGTTGCCGTTCCTGCAGCACAATTCAAGCTGCGAAGGGAGATGGAAAATGGGGGAATTTTCCGACGAAGCTGGGGATTCGCAGAAACGTAATTCAATGGCTGCGATGCGAGAAATGATCTTCAGAATCGCGGCGATGCAGCCTGTTCATATCGACCCCGAGTCCGTGAAGCCACCGAAGAGGAAGAATGTGAAGATATCGACGGACCCTCAAAGCGTGGCGGCGCGCCACCGCCGGGAGAGGATAAGTGAGCGGATTAGGATTCTTCAGAGACTTGTACCTGGCGGAACTAAAATGGATACTGCTTCTATGCTTGATGAGGCGATTCATTACGTTAAATTCTTGAAGAACCAAGTTCAGAATCTTGAAAGGGTGGCGGCGAATAGGCCAGCTCCCGCGGATGCCGGAGTTGGATTCCCGGTGCCAATATCTGGTGGAAATTACTTTCCGATTCCTGCAAAGGGTTACCACCGGTCAATGCCTCCCAATGTGCAGCATCCGCAAGATTCTTGA
- the LOC142525366 gene encoding uncharacterized protein LOC142525366: MAFSLRMPGTGIQESGSGFRARHVSPNSLIYNAESNFSLFSSASGSVERCSFTSDAPDQDSLASEVSQHLTGHELAEDLSGPDLDPKKPKLVYNNNVNLSRKGKTKVQILDSSEAETTEDENLAIVSARNSFSRALKECQDRRLRSEGLLNKSYRRTASLDLNISVSNSANSSSPRVGVMKKQFAATRRTSAFPSPGTPNYRHPSMRIQKGWSSERIPSHTNANKRTVNNALFSYSNGRTLPSKWEDAERWIFSPVSGDGSIRASTHQPRRRPRSKSGPLGPPGVAYYQMFSPAAPMPAGGNTAKLIANSPFSAGVLAADGLWIRNAGSDGNANFLIGTEPCMARSVSIHGCSEMINQSSLPRLQDSSNNISRDISRRDMATQMSPESSIHSSSERRSSFSLATPMLPLAEFESTHASKPEIRDVPVDEPVTMTRWSKKNRSKNSKRGGGYINDWKRKAVNIGSATWEVSIETSMSISTIQREEARITAWENLQKAKAEAAIRKLEMKLEKKRSSSTDKIMNKLRSAQKKAQNMRSLAITNQSHQVERPSVKALSFRRTRQIGSLSGCFTCHAF; the protein is encoded by the exons ATGGCCTTTTCCTTGAGAATGCCAGGAACAGGTATTCAAGAATCGGGATCGGGCTTCAGGGCCCGACATGTGAGCCCGAATTCTCTCATTTATAATGCCGAATCAAACTTCAGCCTCTTCTCGTCAGCTTCTGGTAGTGTGGAGCGCTGCTCTTTTACATCTGATGCGCCTGATCAAGATTCTCTCGCTTCTGAGGTTTCTCAA CATTTGACAGGGCATGAACTGGCTGAGGATTTGAGTGGTCCAGATCTAGATCCAAAAAAGCCGAAACTAGTATACAATAATAATGTTAACCTCAGTAGGAAAGGAAAGACTAAAG TTCAAATATTAGATAGCAGTGAGGCAGAGACTACAGAGGATGAAAATCTGGCTATAGTGTCCGCAAGAAATTCGTTCTCTCGAGCCCTTAAAG AATGTCAAGACAGAAGGTTGAGATCTGAAGGGTTATTGAACAAATCATATCGCAGAACTGCTTCTCTGGATCTCAACATTTCCGTGAGTAATTCTGCAAACTCCTCTTCGCCACGGGTTGGTGTGATGAAAAAACAGTTTGCTGCAACTCGAAGGACCAGCGCATTCCCGAGTCCTGGCACACCTAATTACCGGCACCCAAGTATGAGGATTCAGAAAGGATGGAGTTCTGAACGGATTCCATCTCATACCAATGCGAATAAGAGGACTGTAAATAATGCATTGTTTTCTTACAGTAATGGAAGGACCTTGCCTTCAAAATGGGAAGATGCAGAAAGGTGGATTTTTAGTCCTGTATCTGGCGATGGTTCTATAAGGGCTTCAACTCATCAGCCACGGAGACGTCCCAGATCAAAGAGTGGGCCACTTGGGCCTCCAGGTGTTGCTTACTATCAGATGTTTTCTCCCGCTGCACCTATGCCTGCAGGAGGGAATACAGCGAAGCTAATTGCAAACTCGCCATTTTCGGCCGGAGTGTTGGCTGCGGATGGCTTGTGGATTCGAAATGCTGGTTCTGATGGTAATGCGAACTTTCTTATAGGGACGGAGCCTTGTATGGCAAGGTCCGTTAGCATACACGGATGTTCAGAAATGATAAACCAATCATCATTGCCCAGACTCCAAG ATTCGTCCAACAATATATCACGCGATATTTCGAGGCGGGACATGGCCACTCAAATGAGTCCAGAGAGTAGTATCCACTCCTCATCCGAGAGGAGATCATCCTTCTCTCTTGCAACTCCTATGTTACCCCTTGCAGAATTTGAAAGTACGCATGCCTCCAAACCAGAGATCAGGGATGTGCCGGTTGATGAACCAGTCACCATGACAAGGTGGTCCAAAAAGAATAGGAGTAAGAATTCTAAGAGGGGCGGTGGCTATATAAATGACTGGAAAAGAAAAGCTGTAAACATTGGCTCTGCTACTTGGGAAGTTTCGATTGAGACATCTATGAGTATTTCGAC GATTCAGAGGGAAGAAGCCAGAATTACTGCATGGGAGAATTTGCAAAAAGCAAAAGCTGAAGCTGCTATAAGGAAACTAGAG ATGAAGTTGGAGAAGAAGAGGTCATCTTCTACGGACAAAATTATGAACAAACTGAGATCAGCACAGAAGAAGGCTCAGAATATGAGAAGCTTGGCGATCACGAACCAGTCTCATCAGGTTGAAAGGCCCTCTGTCAAGGCATTATCATTTCGAAGAACTCGTCAAATAGGTTCATTAAGTGGTTGCTTTACTTGTCATGCATTTTAG